AATCCATATGTCGTTTGTACAGATGTGTGCCCTACATCTTACTTATCTAAACAAGGATGTgtattataaatgataaaaaatggGACATCTGTGTCAATCAGAGAAGATCAACGACTATGGGAAATAAATTTAGGGGTCATATCACAGATGAAGCATGTAAAAAGTGACCACATAAATAACACAAGAATAAGTAGTGCTGTAAATTGATACCAAGAAATAAAACCTAAGACGATGTGTATAACTAAATAAGATAGATGGATTGTTAGAACACCGCATCGATCGTTATACAAAACGAATCTTGAAAAATACTTCAAACTACTATGTAATGAATAGTAGTGTGGTGTTTTGTACAGAAAAAGCGCAAGAAGAGGTTCACAAAACAAGAGGCAATGAATTTGGGCTTGTCATTCAAATCAAGGAAACGGGCTAATGATAATCTCATGGAGAGTGACGACAGTCGAGCTTTTCAATGTCTCCATCATGATTTACAGTCAATAAGTCATTCACAGTGACGAAGAAAGTTTATTGTTTCTATGAGTTAACAAATGGTAATGAATATCAATATCCGATGTTGAGAAAATAAAATAGAGAGGTCAATTTTGTTTTGATTCATTCAATCAACTAACTGAGATCTATTGTTCGAGATATAGGCTACTCAGTACCACACCTCTTTGTGAATATGATGTCTAAATTAGCTAAAATAGTTATTAGGCGTTGTGGCTTATGTTTATCGAAACTTGTTGGTaaaatgttgatgaatatttagtgAAATTAGAAGTGGACCAAGTTCTTCCTTATGTAGTTATAGAAAGACATTTTAAGTGATCATGGTGTATTGTGTAAATTGTTGACGCTTACTATTTACCATCATGAAACAGCAAAATACTGAgtagttgttttgttctatgaaacAATTGCTTAGCAATACGCTTTTACAATTCAACTATAGATTGAACCTGAACGTTTCAGCGCTAAAATCGGGATTTTAACATCTAAACTATTGAGTTTGAATGAATAGAACAGCTTATAGTCCTAAATCTGTGATATCATTCATTACGATTGATGATATTTGTCATATATCGGATATGGTTGAACACTGTTTTGATcactgcttttcattagaactctgagaataacaCACAATGTTACTCACTATTAGGGCACATCATGATTGATATTCCAAtcggttttctttctttttaaacGGTAATCAATTTTCTTACTcacaatttaattcattcatcaatGAAGAGTACAAATTGTCACGGATGGGAACaggtatatatattcatgaactGATTGCTTGTATAATGATCATTTTTTAGGCTAAGTAATAATGTATTGTCAATCAGCATGTAGATTTGAATATGTTCttgttaaataatgaaatattttgtgaaTTATCACGAACAAATAATAATCGATCACTGGAATAGATGTGAGAGAGAAAGTAAATTCTTAATCGATTATTACATTTCTATGGATGTTATTCGATTCAGTTAGTCATTGATCACTGCTCATTAGTGTGAACAGAATGTGACTGGTTATATGATGTCTTTCCACAGCATCATACAATGAAGCATTCAAAATTAGGTTTGTGATCGTCAGTTGAAGTAGTATCATTTATAGAATATAGAACATTTCATCTGAAGACTAAACGGGCGTCTTTTCTATGTGTTCTCCTATTGTGTTAATAAAGGTATCTATCAGTTTAATGACATTCATTTGAAAGTAATAATGAACAGAACATTCTACTTTCTTTAAATATTCTTATAAGCTTCTGCTTGAATAGAATAATGACGTAAAGCAGCCTAATATTTTGAAGACACACAGGTCATAGTATGAGCAAATCTGAGTTATTCAACGTGTAGTCCATAAAGTACCTGTGATAGGAGAGCGAATTTACGTTAAATCATGGACTAAGCTTGAATTGAGACTAGTCAGTCTATCAGTTGTTATGGCCTATAAcccatttgttgaatgcacatagatttgcaaatcactttactttttcatttctctctcctaatccatgtcgtcaattccgactttggcatttagatctATGAGGATGGTGAGATCCTTTTTGAGCACTTAGCTAGGATTGATTGTAGTTTCTAACAGAAGTGACCTTTGCTGTCATTGGTGGATTCACAACATCGGGTAACATTcgttgtgatcccctcctttattgttttcaatgatgctttcataatttcggatccatgagattcccatcctacaagtgcattttgtacTTCTCTGGACAGAATtagagcaactctctgagtATGCAGACCATTTTTCGTCTTCGTGATCGGAGTACAGCAGAATGTTTTCCGTATCTAGTCATTGCTCTTCAGCTTGCGTCCAACTACATTGAATATCTGGACAGCGATAATCTCTATTTGCAATGTGCTATAACGTTAAAGCACTTCAATATAATTAAGGTGACTAAAAATAAGTTCAGTGCCGACTTCAGACTGTGTGTACCTCGTAAATCTGGAATTCCATGTGCAACACTGAAATCCTATATCACGTGAACTATTCTCGCATGTAGCCATCGAATCATCATTCAAACCGTAAGGCTCTTGTGTGATGctgattaataaaaaaaattttagtcAACATCATTTTCAAGAGAAAGCTTTGAAAGAAGCCCTTGACCGTATTAtacaaatatcaacaataaaatcatggaaggaatcataatccgtcttgatgacacctctataaccatagtttgtcgCTCACCATTTACCTAATACGTATTAATCaactaacgaaatatggaagtgtttatctAGGTACTGATAaagtgtttcgacagatcactcacaccggactcatagttgactgcaatgATCACGAAATCACTTATGCGTAATGCCACGTAGTTACGAGTTGAACTTGTAGAACTCATGTGATGATATGCACCTTGAATTATATGAAAGCGATAACGCGAATATTGACAAAAcagtgtttaatattttataaaaaaggaTAACATCAGCTATCATGTTAACAATCAAAAGCATGTACAAAGTATCATGAAATAACTGTCCAAATTAATAAGAAGACAAATGAAATTCTAAAGTATCCTAATGAAAAGCAGAATTGAGACAAGTTGTTCAGAGTTTTCAAAGCAATTTATAAGACTTTTTCATGGATCATTCATTACTTCTCTTTCTTCTAAGTAACCATCTCCAAATTATACAACCGATGCATATAAGAAATAGAGAGGCGACCAAAGGAATTACAACGTACAAGTACCAATGTGACTTGTGTTGCTTATTTTCATCCGTTGTCTTGGTAgtctgaagaaaaacaaagaattatcagtttttaacaaatatcaaatattaaccaagtgtttatctgtttctccagtagttttcatgaggttttcactaacctgaacctcagtgatccccaaTGTTCTTTCACTGTGTTCCGTAGTTgttgaactattcaaatcgttgacatccgactTCTTCTAAATGATATAATTAGAAGaattgattactaaacatcaaatatcattcttttaattcatcattctcagtaatgatgacacaagagattctcatacatagttgctgAATTccaattcgtcaaatcattcaggatatctatcagcgatttgacaatcagtgtactcagtaaacacgatcctacacctagttgacgacccctttgtgtgatggAATATATGTTCTGGATGTCACAATCGCAATCCGAATATAAAGCAAAggacttataaggtacagcttcattgaagcaatctattgaggttacatatttttctacagagtatcataaatcattgttccgggattcaacaatggtgggctacatactttcactaattctcctaatgtgatacacaatttttatctgtttacgcttcttcactttacCTGGTTTCATCGGTATATTGTTACCATTGACATACATCTACGATTACATTGAGGACTTTCGAAATTACGGTTTATTCACTGAGCTGAAAACACAATTTGATGGTGAGCGATGCTTCGATTCATTGTTTACTGTTTTCACGAAAACGAAGCATGTACTCATATGTCGTCAACCTATACAAAGCTTTTATTTAGTTACTGAGGGTGGCTAACATGCCATTTGTTATTGATAgcaataaaagtattttttctagttaaaacatttgctcagaatgtgaaatttgaggttATTGCAAACGACATATGAAGTTTACCAATTACCAACCTCAACACTGCAGTCATTCACTTTCAAGACATGAGTGTCCGGATtgttactttctatacatttctCCCCTTTTTCACACCATATACATGTCGTTTTCAATGTGGTCGATCTTTGGCATGTTTCAATTGTATTGTATTGCgaacaaatttctatgaaaagaataagGTGAATTCTATTGATATTAATGAATAGAAGAACAGAGAAATAAGAAACCTGTAAATATAACTCAATGACGTGATGGTGATTTCTGAGTTAAGTGATTTATCCATTCGGTGGAAAATGGTCAACATGGTGCATCATGCAAAACTCAGTACACCTTcaatttctcttctatttcaagactgcatttttgaattgaatgaaattactttGAGTGCAAAGAACAAGTGACGACTTTTTGACAAGGAGAAATTGTTGACTTTTCATAACTGTTCGGATTCAGACATGTGCACACTACGTTGTCACTGAGTTCAGCAAAGCGTATTGCAATGGACTTTGATGGTTATACACTTTCTTTCCATGAAATCGtttttgtgaatgagataagTGCCACAAACTCGGTTGTTCATAGACACAAAATTTAAATTGAACtatgttgattcaattaaacaacaaaggAAAATTGACATCGTACTTTCAAACGTCAATGACAACTTCAATGCCTCAGAAAATTTCTACATCATATATATCAAGATAATAACGAACACTTCCTTGTCAATGCACAATCGCTTACTGACACctaatatttttcgaaaccGAAAgcattccatcattcattttgtgACTTTATATTCACGTTAACTTCATCAAGGTGAAAACTTTATTGTTGTTGAAAACCTGTCGTTATTCATTCTTAATAATGAACAACGAATCAACGGGTAGTCATAAATAGTAAGTTAAACGTCATTCGAGACACATGCCTGGATATCATCCATTAAATGATACATGGGATTTTCAATTTTGAGCGAACAAAAAATGATGTATACAAGTGCGAAAATAGTAAGTGctgattaaatcaaatttcacgTACCTCCGATGGATTCAAACTCCACCAACgtaccacttttgatccattttgctGGAACAGGTATCCCATGATCTGCGTTAACTTGTGTGACAAATTGAAAGGAAAAAGAGAATTAGAATTTCGACTTCTTTTTAAAGCGAAACAAGTTTATTTGCTTCACTTAAGTAGAGGGTAAATCAAGGATctgtagtatttttcattaCGTGCAGAGTAATGGCTGTCTTAAAAAAACTATGGTTTACATCGCTCTGATTTTTTAAACGGGCCCGttaaattttaaatgaaatagttaCGTTTCTGAGTTATTTAACGATGAAATCAGTTGGACGTCTGGGATAGATGCGTTCAACCCCCTACATATGATTTCACAATGCATATTACACGGAGGCAACATTCAAATCTTCAAATCAAGGAACAATGATGATTTGTATATCAATCTCAGACGCGTGTTTCATCTTATTAAGGACTTATCAAGGACTGAAAACCAGCACCATTCATTTCCATTTACATTCGGTTATCCACTTATCCAATCAGTCCATATATCCAATGACTTGTGGAACTGTATGaagctttaaatcatttttgaattgttattgaatcttccgattgatgttgagaaaccgtatttgattccactgctattcctCATCCATCTTTacgcacaatgcttgtgacttcaagcaaCATCCAGATAATCCTAACAGagtgcatatatatgaataaggaactgatcagttgcagtacaAATCACTCATGTGAGGACTGAACCAAAGAATGTAAAATGACAATTATCTTCATTGTCTAAATGATTCAACATTGCACTTAAACCTGTCAATGCAGAACATCTGGCGGAACATTTGATGAACCCTCTCACATTCAATCATAAACACTGTACCTCACCGAATCACGTACACTGAAAACTCCTCTTCAAACTCAGCTTCATTTCTCAACAacacatgtttatttcagtgaagCAAGACGATTGAACATTTCGTAGATGAAATATCATTTCCAAACTAACACTGCCTAATTTCTGCTTCATACAAAACACACTTTCTTTTACATTGAGTGTTGAGATGATCAAAGACTGAAAGTTTGATTGCATTACTGTGAGTGTGTATACATGAGTGGATATATTTTGAGTTTGATATAGTTATTCATATATCCATATCTGGGTGAGTCTATCGGTAATCATAACTGTAAGAAGTTCCCAAAATATTTGGACAGTGTGTTTACGAAAATCATTCCAATTTC
The sequence above is a segment of the Schistosoma mansoni, WGS project CABG00000000 data, supercontig 0212, strain Puerto Rico, whole genome shotgun sequence genome. Coding sequences within it:
- a CDS encoding egg protein CP391S-like, with the protein product MRIRRNQSQPVPSKRFKGNVENIYGVYPRFSFSYYGKHVQQIDFHPKDNVYVFEESQIGIIINYMKNYENTESPVVHDKELLGVKRNFLININDSEVTATMITLLHPNGKVSFYYDNIPTDIDGSKLESKIVGTIRCGGVNADHGIPVPAKWIKSGTLVEFESIGEICSQYNTIETCQRSTTLKTTCIWCEKGEKCIESNNPDTHVLKVNDCSVEKKSDVNDLNSSTTTEHSERTLGITEVQTTKTTDENKQHKSHWYLYVVIPLVASLFLICIGCIIWRWLLRRKRSNE